One segment of Lytechinus pictus isolate F3 Inbred chromosome 13, Lp3.0, whole genome shotgun sequence DNA contains the following:
- the LOC129274502 gene encoding beta-1,3-galactosyltransferase 5-like yields MNIQFRPRWTIETSFLHADDLIVSFNMSRRSLMLYSIGFLSGVLLLGSLSQFGQVVRMEEQIQISISQAPDHIRRQHATVVKGLVGDNRLVALEEEADLVAGGEKHSSDDAVVPKKEDKLNKNDAGQLNGQTDPHDYKYIHNPSRTCLKNSGKRLKVFVIFYSISAPHHFLRRQTIRKTYGDRRHWDSLSMLRGKGVVRTVFLLGATSNETLQRDIDSESAHHGDIVQEDFVDSYLNLTVKTVMGLKWVTNYCRHAQYAMKIDDDTMMNQRLFHDKVLTNAPLTDYATGKTWVWTAPVRNAKKKFYVSEDDYPFPTFPPYLNGGAYVLSSDVVQKAYRAALTTPIFKWEDVFLGMCLQKAGVEVRDIDRFLLFKFKEDESYNRRVHRVNAYVFISDLNVTEMVWVWNRGQII; encoded by the coding sequence atgaatattcaatttcgacCTCGATGGACTATAGAAACTTCATTCCTACATGCTGATGACCTAATAGTATCGTTTAACATGTCGCGTAGAAGTCTTATGCTTTATTCCATTGGCTTCTTGAGTGGTGTGCTCCTGCTGGGTTCTCTGTCACAGTTTGGTCAGGTTGTCCGAATGGAGGAACAAATCCAGATCAGCATCTCACAAGCCCCGGATCACATCCGACGCCAGCATGCCACCGTGGTCAAAGGACTGGTAGGCGATAATCGTCTGGTGGCTCTTGAGGAAGAAGCTGACTTGGTTGCCGGAGGTGAAAAACACTCTTCTGACGATGCTGTGGTCCCCAAAAAAGAGGACAAACTAAATAAAAACGATGCTGGTCAACTGAATGGTCAGACGGATCCACATGACTACAAATACATCCACAACCCATCACGGACTTGCTTGAAAAATAGTGGAAAGAGATTGAAGGTATTTGTGATTTTCTATTCGATATCCGCACCTCATCATTTTCTCAGACGACAGACGATTCGAAAAACTTACGGGGACCGGAGACACTGGGACTCTTTAAGCATGTTAAGAGGAAAGGGAGTGGTGCGGACAGTTTTCCTTCTCGGCGCCACATCCAATGAAACTCTGCAACGAGATATTGATTCAGAGTCCGCTCACCATGGAGACATCGTCCAGGAGGACTTTGTTGACAGCTACCTCAACCTGACCGTGAAGACGGTGATGGGGTTGAAATGGGTGACCAACTACTGCAGACACGCCCAGTACGCCATGAAGATCGACGACGACACCATGATGAACCAACGGCTCTTCCATGACAAAGTGCTGACCAACGCACCACTTACCGACTACGCCACTGGGAAAACATGGGTCTGGACAGCGCCGGTGCGGAATGCAAAGAAGAAGTTCTATGTATCAGAAGACGACTACCCCTTCCCCACTTTCCCGCCATACCTGAACGGAGGTGCCTATGTATTGTCTTCAGACGTGGTCCAGAAGGCCTACAGGGCTGCCTTAACCACGCCCATCTTCAAATGGGAGGACGTCTTCCTGGGAATGTGCTTGCAGAAGGCGGGAGTTGAAGTCCGTGACATTGACAGATTTCtgttattcaaattcaaagagGATGAGAGCTACAACCGTCGAGTGCATCGAGTGAATGCATATGTTTTCATATCGGATTTAAATGTCACTGAAATGGTATGGGTGTGGAACCGAGGACAAATCatctaa
- the LOC129275008 gene encoding post-GPI attachment to proteins factor 3-like yields the protein MKPTWKTYPYIIILILGSILCLLQEVIASEGDRHKVHRNLLRACLNQNCSTPEQLNHFHGDQPLVLWMLGWDCKHECRYLSMWTTVSHLIREGTPISSIPQFYGKWPFIRILGVQEPASVIFSIANGFAQVFNIFQLRKKVPNTAPMYYVGLAQGMIAVNAWIWSTVFHSRDLAWTEKMDYYCAYSLVLSGLTATLLRIFAVRDNGMNMKVAVGIAAVTSLFYLRHVCFLALIRFDYGYNMKVNITTAILNFILIVAWSLWNIKQQPYLWKAIASVVTINLCLLLEVLDFPPLWWTFDAHSLWHASTIPIAFLYSSYFIDDCLYLDNAKIKFRKEA from the exons ATGAAGCCTACCTGGAAGACCTATCCATACATCATAATCCTCATCCTGGGATCGATTCTGTGTCTTCTGCAAGAAGTCATTGCTTCAGAAGGTGACCGTCACAAGGTTCACAGAAACCTTCTTCGTGCATGCCTGAACCAGAACTGTAGCACCCCGGAGCAGCTGAATCACTTCCATGGAGACCAACCCCTAGTACTGTGGATGCTTGGCTGGGACTGTAAACATGAGTGCCGCTACCTGTCGATGTGGACAACAGTCAGTCATCTGATCagggaggggacccccatttctTCCATTCCACAGTTTTATGGCAAG tggcCCTTTATCAGAATATTAGGAGTCCAGGAACCGGCATCTGTCATCTTTTCTATCGCTAATGGTTTCGCTCAAGTCTTCAATATTTTCCAGTTGAGAAAGAAGGTTCCTAATACAGCACCCATGTATTACGTTGGTTTAGCACAGGGTATG ATTGCAGTAAATGCTTGGATATGGTCAACAGTCTTCCACTCCAGAGATTTAGCCTGGACAGAG AAAATGGACTACTATTGTGCGTATTCTCTTGTCTTGTCCGGCTTAACAGCAACATTACTAAG AATATTTGCTGTTCGGGACAACGGGATGAACATGAAAGTAGCCGTAGGAATCGCTGCTGTCACATCTCTTTTCTACCTCAGACACGTCTGCTTCCTGGCGTTGATTCGTTTTGATTATGGTTACAATATGAAGGTCAATATTACAACAG cgattttgaattttatccTGATTGTGGCGTGGAGCTTATGGAACATAAAACAGCAGCCTTATCTATGGAAGGCCATCGCATCCGTTGTGACGATCAACCTCTGTCTCTTGCTAGAAGTGTTGGACTTTCCCCCTCTCTGGTGGACGTTCGATGCCCACTCTCTCTGGCATGCAAGCACAATCCCAATAGCATTTCTCTATTCAAG TTACTTTATCGATGATTGTCTGTACTTGGACAACGCTAAAATCAAGTTCAGGAAAGAGGCATGA
- the LOC129275007 gene encoding cilia- and flagella- associated protein 210-like — MAQEQVRHGRRRGQTKNSPMGNRSKMAPQGGPAGGMLLPDGTDLREVTILSKSDWSRIGAQLERKQREEEAIRAKREAKEALQQQTKDMVKNWSNTIAGQRLQKLEARKIREEKEEAERVQIDIEEAKYQAQKRKEAIEKAKTLQYYQTDRVKGFHGALLLTEVLKERDAQLELKKAREAAMGGKDKELLLREQRELEEGILADQEKALKRLQDRKVIADFQSQQVQEHLQQSEIDKIQDVREGRELKEQVDYYNAERAKIERIRLGEKQDLMHSHLKTVADRDLIRAAQQQKEEEEEEEIRIFAAAKSKMTKLRREREKELWQQRQDHVNRMVNDLDSQHKAKADDEDDRIAKAVADREAAREKEMQEKEARLEEDLKQMAIHRTQQMKQKEKEERQERRRELEALHLKMEADRLFAKKQEEKIKQIRSENENLKSFHGKQIEEHREVELMNRAEQLEMDKKNIDLLAVEEQQFQEYAGKVIKHCKEGGRNVYPLEKAAREGHGGGHGPVFDGKGGIRPSYLTNDRVGVELPYYQKGSTDEVKYAHIGKPSNTRKRLGFVW, encoded by the exons ATGGCTCAAGAGCAAGTACGGCATGGCCGAAGGAGAGGGCAAACAAAGA ATTCACCGATGGGTAATCGGTCGAAGATGGCTCCCCAAGGCGGACCCGCAGGAGGCATGCTCCTTCCTGATGGCACAGATCTCCGTGAGGTCACTATTCTCTCGAAATCAGACTGGTCTCGTATTGGGGCTCAGCTGGAGCGGAAGCAGCGGGAGGAGGAAGCAATTCGAGCCAAGCGGGAAGCCAAAGAAGCCCTTCAACAACAGACAAAGGATATGGTCAAAAATTGGAGTAACACTATCGCT GGTCAAAGGTTACAGAAGCTAGAAGCCCGCAAGATCAGAGAAGAGAAGGAAGAAGCAGAGCGGGTCCAAATTGACATTGAAGAAGCCAAATATCAAGcacaaaagagaaaagaagCCATTGAGAAAGCAAAGACGCTACAGTATTATCAGACAGACAGGGTTAAAGGATTCCAT GGAGCCCTACTGCTTACCGAAGTACTGAAAGAGCGTGACGCACAGTTGGAACTGAAGAAGGCTAGAGAGGCTGCTATGGGAGGCAAGGACAAGGAGCTTTTACTCCGAGAACAGAGGGAGCTTGAAGAAGGTATACTAGCAGACCAGGAGAAAGCCCTAAAAAGGCTCCAGGATCGCAAAGTTATCGCAGATTTTCAATCCCAGCA GGTTCAAGAACACTTACAGCAGAGTGAAATTGACAAGATCCAGGATGTGCGCGAGGGACGGGAACTCAAAGAACAGGTGGATTACTACAACGCAGAGCGCGCCAAGATTGAACGTATCCGTCTCGGTGAGAAGCAGGACCTGATGCACTCGCATCTCAAGACCGTAGCCGACCGGGACTTGATCCGCGCCGCCCAGCAgcagaaagaggaggaggaggaagaggagatcCGCATCTTTGCAGCAGCGAAATCAAAGATGACAAAGCTGAGGcgggagagggagaaagaactTTGGCA aCAAAGACAAGACCATGTGAATCGTATGGTGAATGATCTTGACAGCCAACATAAGGCAAAGGCTGATGATGAAGACGATCGAATCGCCAAGGCAGTAGCCGACCGGGAAGCCGCCAGGGAGAAGGAGATGCAAGAGAAAGAAGCCAGGCTGGAGGAAGATCTCAAACAGATGGCTATTCACAG AACTCAGCAAATGAAGcagaaggagaaagaggaacGTCAAGAGAGACGCCGCGAGCTGGAGGCCCTCCACCTGAAGATGGAGGCAGATCGCCTCTTCGCCAAGAAGCAGGAGGAAAAGATAAAGCAGATTAGAAGCGAGAATGAAAACCTCAAGAGCTTCCACGGCAAGCAGATCGAAGAGCATCGCGAGGTGGAGCTGATGAACCGTGCCGAACAACTCGAAATGGACAAGAAGAATATCGATCTGCTGGCCGTGGAGGAGCAGCAGTTCCAGGAGTATGCAGGAAAGGTCATCAAGCACTGCAAGGAAGGAGGACGCAACGTCTATCCTCTTGAGAAGGCAGCCAGGGAAGGACATGGCGGTGGCCACGGACCTGTCTTCGATGGCAAGGGTGGTATCCGGCCGAGCTATCTGACCAACGACAGAGTCGGGGTCGAGCTGCCTTACTACCAAAAAGGAAGCACTGACGAGGTTAAATACGCACATATCGGGAAGCCCTCCAACACAAGGAAGCGTCTAGGATTCGTTTGGTAG